The genomic DNA GCTTCACGTACGTGATCTTCTACCAGGAGCAGAACTACGGTGGTCGGAGCGCAGGTCAGGCGGGGACGCTGAAGAAACTGCTGACGTGGATGGTGACGGACGGTCAGAAGTACAACGAGGGACTGGATTACGCGCCGCTGCCGAGTAACGCGGCCGCGAAAGCCAAGAGCATCATCGCCAGCATGACCTACAACGGCAAGAAATTCTGAACCCCTGATCCGGTGTTCACTGGTCGGGCGGCCCTGCGTGATGCGGGGCCGCCCGAATTCACGCCCCCCGTGGGGGAAGCGGGGGGAAGTGTCTGCCCCGTGTCAGCTCATATGACGTGGGCCTGACATGACCCGTGTGAACTGATGTCAAATCGCCCCGGAGGGGTCATGAAACCATGAGCGAACCTACACAGTCACCTGCCCGCCCGCCCGCCCAGGCGTCCCTGTCCAGCCGGAGCGACCGGCTGTTCGAGATCCTGATCCTGGCCCTGGCGTCCATCATCGTGTTGATCTTCCTGCTCAGCGTGTACCAGCTGGGCACCGAGTCCCTCCCGGCCCTGAAACGGTTCGGGCTGGACTTCTTCACGCAGCGCACCTGGAACCCGGTCACCGGCACGTACGGCGCGGTCGCCATGATCACGGGCACCCTGGTCACCAGTCTGGTGGCCCTGGCGATCAGCGTGCCCCTGGCGATTGCCAGCGCGCTGTTCGTGGCCGAGTACGCCCCGAAGTGGCTGGCGAACCCGGTCGGGTACCTGATCGAACTGCTGGCCGCCGTGCCCAGCGTCGTGTACGGCCTGTGGGCGCTGTTCGTGATCGCGCCCATCCTGAGCCGCTGGGAGCAGGGGTTCTTCCAGTCGCCGGACAAGATCGCGCTGTACACCTCCTGCAAGAACCTGTGGGACAGCGGTTCCACGAACCTGCAGTGCTTCTTCGTCCCCAGTTCCTTCGACGGGCGCGGGCTGGCGCTGGCGATCATCATCCTGACCGTCATGATCCTGCCGTACACCGCGTCGGTCGCGCGTGACGTGATCCGGCTGGTGCCGCAGGAGCAGCGCGAGGCGATGTACGCGCTGGGCGCCACCAAGTGGGAAGTCATCTCGCGCGCCATCCTGCCGTACGCCCGCGCGGGCATCATGGGCGGCGTGATCCTCGCGCTGGGCCGCGCGCTCGGCGAGACGCTGGCCGTCGCCATGGTCATCGGGGACAGCCAGGACATCATCAAGAGCCTGTTCGGCGGGGCCAGCACCATGGCGTCCGTGATCGCCAACCAGTTCGGTGACGCGCAGGAAACCCTGCACCGCTCGTCGGTCGTGACGCTGGGCCTGACGCTGTTCTTCCTGAGTGTCGTCGTTAACTACGTCGCGCGCCTGATCATCGCGCGCCTGACGCCCAAGGGGATCCAGTGACCTCCGCACCCACCCGCGTGGCCGCCCCCGCCGGACGCACCCTGAGTCCCGCGCGCCGCATCCAGAACACCGTGATGGGCGGCCTGATCCTGCTCGCGACCCTGCTGGTCGTGGCGCCCCTGATCCTGATCTTCTTCTACCTGATCAAAGAGGGCGTCGGCGCGATCAACCTGGACTTCTTCACGAAAGTTCCCGCGCCCGAGGGTGAGACGGGCGGCGGCCTCGCCAACGCCATCCTGGGCAGCATCGAGATGCTGGCCCTGGCGAGCGTGATCGGCGTGCTCGTGGGCGTGTCCGGCGGGATCTTCCTGTCCGAGTACCCCCGCCACCCGCTGATGCCGACCGTCCGCATGATCAGCGACGTGCTGGCCGGCATTCCCGCGATCGTGATGGGCCTGGTCGCCTACGGCCTGATCGTGCTTCAGTTCGGTTTCTCCGGGTTCGCCGGGGCGCTGGCGCTGGGCTTCCTGATGATTCCCATCGTGGTGCGCACCACCGAGGAAGTCCTGAAACTGGTGCCGCTGACCGTCCGCGAGGCCGGACTGGCGCTGGGCCTGCCCAAGTGGCTGGTCACGCTGCGCATCGTGCTGCCCGCCGCCGCCGGGGGCATCGTGACCGGCGTGATGCTGGCCCTGGCCCGCGTGGCCGGTGAAGCCGCGCCGCTGCTGTTCACCGCCTTCGGGAACAGCGGCATCAACCTCGACCCCAGCAAACCCATGAGCGCCCTGCCGCTCGAAATCTACCGGGGCGCCACCAGCGCCTACGACGAGAACCAGCGCCTTGCCAAGGCCGGGGCGTTGCTGCTGATCACCCTGATCTTCCTGACCAGCCTGCTCGCCCGCCGCGCCAGCCGCCGCAAGTAACGGCCCCCTCACCTCCCGTCTCCCCAAACCTCACCTTCCTGCCGCCCGGCGCGGCACTTTCAGGAGCCACATGACCCCCATCCTCAGCGCGAAGAACGTCAACATCTACTACGGAGACAAGCAGGCCGTCCGGGGCGTGAACCTCGACGTGCAGCGCGGCACCGTGAACGCCCTGATCGGCCCCAGCGGCTGCGGGAAGACCACCTTCCTGCGCGCCATCAACCGCATGCACGACCTCACGCCCGGCGCGCGCGTCGAGGGCACCATCACCCTTGACGGGCAGGACGTGTACGGCCCCGGCGTGGACCCCGTGAACATGCGCCGCCGCGTGGGCATGGTCTTCCAGAAACCCAACCCCTTCCCGACCATGAGCGTGTTCGACAACGTCGTGTCCGGCCTGAAACTCGCCGGAATCCGCGACCAGAAACGCCTGATGGAAATCGCCGAACGCTCCCTGCGCGGCGCGGCCCTCTGGGAGGAAGTCAAGGACCGCCTCAAGACCCCCGCGACCGGCCTGAGCGGCGGGCAGCAGCAGCGCCTGTGCATCGCGCGCGCGCTGGCCGTCGAACCCGAGATCCTGCTGATGGACGAACCCACCAGCGCCCTCGACCCGGCCAGCACCTCCAAGATCGAGGACCTGATGAGCGACCTGAAGAAGGTCACGACCATCGTGATCGTCACGCACAACATGCACCAGGCGGCCCGCGTGAGCGACACCACCAGCTTCTTCCTGAACGGCGACCTCGTCGAGCACGGCGTGACCGATCAGGTGTTCACCAGCCCCCGCGACGAACGCACCGAGGCGTACGTCACCGGGCGCTTCGGCTGAGCCCATGACCGCCCGCCTGGACGAGCAGCTGAGCACGGTCCGCGGTCAGTTCCTGACCATGCAGGACAACCTCGTGTCGCAGCTGCGCCTGATGGGCGACCCGCACCGCGACCCGGCGCAGGTGCAGGCCGACGTGCAGGCCCTGGACCGGCAGATCGACGCGGCCGAGCGGGAGGCCGTGCAGGGCGTGCTGCGCCTGCTGGCCCTGCAATCCCCGGTGGCGCGCGACCTGCGTCTGACCGTGCTGATCCTGCAGAGCACCCCGGACCTGGAACGCGCCGGGGATTACGCCCGGCACCTGTCACGCGACCTCGGCGCCGCCGGTCCCGAGGGCACGCTGGTCCTGGGCGACCTGACCCTGATGGCCGCCACGCTGCGCGCCGCGACCCTGCCCGGCGACGCCACGCTGGCCGCGCAGGTCCGGGAACTGGACGCCCGCGTGGACGCCCGCTTCGGGGCCGCCATGACCGACCTGATCGCCCGGCCCGGCGGTCCCGGCGCGCTGGCCGCCGCCGCGTGGTGGCGCAGCGCCGAGCGGCTGGGCGACCACCTGAAGAACGTCGCGGCGCGCCTGGAAGACCTGTACGCCCGACCGGCCGATCTTTAGCCTGTCTTAAGGATCTGCCGGACGGCGTGCCGGACGGGAACCGGGCGCGTCAGACTCGCGTAAGGGGAAACGGTGCCGCCGGACTCGGCGCGCCGCCGCACCCCCCCACATTCCACTCACGGCGCCCGCACCGGCGGGCCGTATCCAGGAGGACAGCATGGCAGTATCCCTTTCCAAAGGCGGCAACGTTTCCCTCTCCAAGGAGGCCCCGGGCCTCAGCGCCATCACCATCGGCCTGGGCTGGGACCCCCGCGTCACCGACGGGCAGCAGTTCGACCTGGACGGCAGCGTGTTCCTGCTCAACGCCAGCGGCAAGGTCCGCAGCGACAGCGACTTCATCTTCTACAACAACAAGACCAGCAGCGACGGCAGCGTCACGCACGCCGGTGACAACACCACCGGCCAGGGCGACGGCGACGACGAGACCGTCGAGGTGAACCTCGCGGGCGTGCCCGCCGACGTGGACAGGATCGCCGTGTGCGTCACCATCCACGAGGCCGACACGCGCGGCCAGAACTTCGGTCAGGTCAGCAAGGCGTACATCCGCATCATGAACAAGGCCGGTGGCGCCGAGATCGCCCGCTACGACCTGTCCGAGGACGCCAGCACCGACACCGCCATGATCTTCGGCGAGGTCTACCGCAACGGCGCCGACTGGAAGTTCCGCGCGGTCGGTCAGGGCTACGCCGGGGGCCTCGCGCCGCTGGCCCGCAACTTCGGCGTGAACGTCTGAATCCCGCCGCCTGAACGGCGCGTGGAATGCCCGCGCCGTTCAGGCCCCTGCCCGCCTCGCCATCCACACCATCCCCGGAGGGAGGGCCGCACCCGCTGGCCCGCCCTCCTTTCCTTGACCCCGGAGACCCGCCGATGCTGACCTTCCAGACGGGCCAGAAAGCCCGCCTCGCCGACCTGGGCGCCGGAACCACCCTGAGCGTCACGGCCCGCGTGACCGGTCCCGCCCCCGAGTACGACCTGATCCTGTTCGGCCTGGACGACCAGGGCCGCCTGACCGACGACCGGTACATGATCTTCTACAACCAGCCCCGCTCGCCCGAGGGAGCGCTGGCCATGCAGGGCGGCGCGCGCGGCGAGAAGACCTTCACCGCCAACCTGGGCGCCCTGCCGCCCGGCGTGCGTCGCCTGAGTCTGGCCGCCACGGTGGACGGCGCGGCGTCGTTCGGGCAGATCGACCACGCCGAGGTGACCGTGCACCTGGGCGGCGCGCCCGTCGCCTCGTACCGCGTGACCGGGCGTGACTTTCAGGCGCAGCGGGCCGTGATGCTCCTCGACGTGTACCACAAGGACGTGTGGCGCGTCGGGGCAGTCGGGCAGGGCTTCAACGGCGGCCTGGACGCCCTGGTGCGGCACTTCGGCGGTCAGGTGGCCGACACGCCCGCCGCCCGGCCGCCCGCACCGGCCCCTGCACCAACCCCAGCTCCTGCACCGGCACCGGCCCCGCCTCCCACGCCGACCCCCACGGCCACGCCCTCCGCGTCCGGCGGCCTGAACTTCAAACGCGAGCGGCCCCGCCCGGAACCCGCGCCCGCCCCCACACCGGCCGCGCCGTCTGCCGCGCCGGTCAGCCTCCAGAAGATCACGCTGGAGAAACCCGGTCAGACGGCGCGGATCTCGCTGCGCAAGGGCGGCGGCAGCGACCCCATCCGCGTGAACCTCAACTGGAACAAGGGCGGCGGGTTCCTGCGCGGCCGCACCGACCTGGACCTGGGCTGCATGTACGTCATGAACGACGGCGAACGCGGCGTGATCCAGGCGCTCGGGAACCGCTTCGGATCCGACCGTTTCGAGCCGTTCATCCTGCTCGACAAGGACGACCGCACGGGCGCCGCCAGCGACGGCGAGAACCTCACCATTCACCGCCCGGACCTGATTCACACGGTCCTGATCTTCGCGTTCATCTACGAGGGCACCAGCGACTTCACCCGCGTGGGCGGCCGACTCACCATGAAAGACCCGCGCGGGAACGAGATCAGCGTCAACCTCAGCAACCCGGACATGCGCCGCACCTTCTGCGCCATCGCGCAGATCGAGAATCACGGAGGCGAGATCCAGATCACCAAGGAAGAACGCTACTTCACCGGCCACAAGGACTGCGACGAGCACTACGGCTTCGGATTCCAGTGGTCGGCGGGCAGCAAGTGACGGCCCTCCAGGCGGGGCAGCGCGTGCCCCTGGCGGACCTGAACCTGGACCCGGCGGCGCTGGACGTGGGGGTTCACTGCACGCTGCCCGGCACCGACGTGACCGCCTTCGGCCTTCAGGACGGGCGGCTGGCCGACGACCGGTACATGGTCTTCTACAACCAGCCCGCCAGCCCCGAGGGTGCCCTGCGCCTGACCGGGCAGGGGGAACGCACCGCCTTCACGCTGAACCTGAACGCCCTGCCCGCCAGTGTCACCGAGGTCGTGCTGGCCGCCACGCACGACACGCAACCGGTGGCAGCGGCCTCCACCCTGGCCGTCACGGTGGGCGGCGCGAGCTTCGACGTGAAACCGCACCTGCGTGCCGAGAAGGCCGTGATGCTGGTGCGCTTCTACCGGCACGGCGGCGCCTGGAGGCTGGCGACGGTCGCGCAGGGCTTCGACGGTGGCCTGGACGCCCTGGTCCGGCACTTCGGAGGCGAGGTGGCCGCCGACAGCCCCGCCCCGGCCTCCGGCCCGACCCCGCCCGCACCGTCCGCGCCCGTGAACCTCCGCAAGGAGCGTCAGCGGGTGCTGCTGGAAAAAGCGGCGGTCACGCAGCCGCACCTGGTCAACCTGATCAAGACCGCGAACGTCAGCCTGGAAAAACGCGGGCTGGGCGAGGCGCTGTACCGCGTGAACCTCGTACTGGACATCAGCGGCAGCATGAGCCGCGAGTACCGCAGCGGCGCCGTGCAGAACCTCGCCGAACGCGCCCTGGCCCTCGCCGCCCGCCTGGACGACGACGGACAGGTGGACGTGTACCTGTTCGGGATCAAGGCCCACCGCGCCGGGAGCCTCTCACTGGACAACGCGCGCGGCTTCGTGGACCGCCTGAACGTGAAACTGGAGGCCGGCACGCACTACAGCCCGGTCATGCAACTCGTCCGCGAGGACGCCCAGGCCGCCGGGCACGCGCTGCCCACGCTGGTGCTGTTCATCACGGACGGCGGCAGCAGCAACCGCGACGCCGTGATCCGCCAGATGACCGACTCGTCCCGCGAACCGATCTTCTGGAAGTTCATGGGCATCGACCAGGGCGGCGTGAACTTCGACTTCCTGGAGAAACTCGACGACCTGCGCGGCCGCACGGTCGACAACGCCGACTTCTTCAGCGTCCCGGCGCCCATCACCACCCCCGACCCGCAGCTGTTCGAGTTGCTGGTGAACGAACTCGACAGCTGGCAGCGCGCCGCCCGCACCGCCGGCATCCTGCGCTGACCCGTTCTGCGCGGACCGGGCGCATCTGCGCGTCAGGACACGCGGCGCATCCGGTAGATTCACCCTGACCGCCCCCTCTCCCGCATTCCCCCCCATCAAGGAGTACCGACATGCCCATCTCACTGCAAAAAGGCCAGCAGATCAGCCTCGCCAAGGAAGCCGGACCCAGCCTCCAGACCGTCCGCATGGGCCTTGGCTGGGACGCCATCAAGAAGAAGGGCTTCCTGGGGTTCGGCGGCGGCACCGTCGACGTGGACCTCGACGCGAACGCCCTGATGTTCGACGCGTCCGGGCAACTGATCGACGTGGTGTGGTTCCGGCAGTTGCAGAGCAAGGACGGCAGCGTCCGCCACAGCGGCGACAACCGCACGGGCGCCGGTGACGGCGACGACGAGACCATCACCGTCGACCTGACCCGCCTGCCCGGCGCCGTGCAGACCGTGATCTTCAGCGTGAACAACTACACCGGCCAGAACTTCAACCAGGTCGAGAACGCCTACTGCCGCCTCGTGAACACCCAGGGCGACAAGGAAATCGCGCGTTTCAACCTCAGCGTGCAGGGCGACCACACCGCCATGATCCTCGCCAGCCTGAAGCGCAGCGGCGCCGACTGGACCATGACCGCCATCGGCACCCCCTCGCGCGGGCGCACGTACACCGACAACCTGCCCGACATGCGCCCCCACCTGTAAGCCTCATCAGTCGGCCCAATCGGTGGGCACGTTCCCCGGCATCCCTTCACTCCAAGCAAAGGACGGTACATCATGGCTCTCTCCCTCCAGAAAGGCGGCAACATCTCCCTGAGCAAGCAGGACGCCAACCTGCAACGCATTCTCGTGGGCCTCGGCTGGGACCCGCGCAGCACTGACGGTCAGGCCTTCGACCTGGACGCCAGCGCCTTCCTGCTGACCGCAGGCGGGCGCGTGCGCGGCGACCACGACTTCATCTTCTACAACCAGCTGCGCAGCGCCGACGGCAGCGTCGAACACACCGGCGACAACCGCACGGGCGTCGGCGACGGTGACGACGAGAGCGTCCGCGTGGACCTCACGAAAGTCCCGGCCGAGATCGAGAAGATCGCCGTGACCGTCACCATCGACGAGGCCGACGCCCGCCGCCAGAACTTCGGTCAGGTGGGCGGCGCGTTCATCCGCATCCTGAACGAGGACACCGGCCAGGAACTCACCCGCTACGACCTCGGCGAGGACTTCAGCACCGAGACGGCCGTCATCTTCGGCGAGATCTACCGCCACGGCGGCGAATGGAAGTTCCGCGCGGTCGGACAGGGCTTCGCCGGCGGCCTGGGCCCGATGGCCCGCAACTACGGCGTGAACGTCTGATACGGACTGCCGTCTGTTTCGCCAGCAATCCGGAACCCCACCGGATTGTCGGCTCCACATCCGGAACCCGTTTCTTTCCTACTCGCCTCCGCCCGGATTGAATGCCTCTGTAATCCGTTCAATCCGGGTCCGCCTGAGCCCTCTGTGATCCATCATGCCGTAGCGCGGTACTGTACGAGCCGCGTTGCGGCATGATCTGGTACGGACCGCGCCCGAGGGGCGCCGCCATCCAGCCCTGCGCGCCTGATCCGCGCCTCGCTCCGCGCCGGTCAGGCGCTCTTCACACCTCACCCGGCGGGCACGCGCCCGCCACCAGGAGTCCCCAGAGAATGAATACCTTCCGTCAGTATTTCGGTTTCGCCACCCTCGTCGCCGTGGTCTGCCTCGTGCTGGCCGCCTGGGACGGGTACGTCCGCGGGGGCAGCACCCTGACCGCGCTGCTGAACGCCCTCGTGATCGCCGTGCTGCTGGGCGTCCTGGAGATCAGCCTGTCCTTCGACAACGCGGTCGTGAACGCCAGCGTCCTGCGCACCATGAGCGAGAAGTGGCAGCGCCGCTTCCTCACCTGGGGCATCCTGATCGCCGTGTTCGGCATGCGCTTCATCTTCCCGATCGTGATCGTGGCGCTGACCTCCGGGCTGGGCATGATCGAGGTCGTCCGCGCGGCCTTCAGTCAGCCCGAGTTCTACGCCGAGCAGCTGGAAAAGGCGCACGTTTCCATCAGCGCCTTCGGCGGCGCGTTCCTGATGATGGTGTTCCTGAAGTACTTCATGGACCCCGACAAGGAAGAGCACTGGCTCCAGCGGACCGAGGGCGTCCTGGCCCGCATCGGCAAGCTGGACACCGTTCAGGCCGTGATCGTGGGCACGCTGCTGCTGATCATCACGCAGTACTTCGTGGCGCCCGAGGAGAAACTCCAGGCCCTGAGCGCCGGGTTCATCGGCCTGCTGATCTACCTCGTCATGGACGCCATCGGTAACCTGTTCGAGGCGGACAACGTGACCGCCAAGGCCGGTGCCGCGGGCTTCAGCGCCTTCATGTACCTGGAAATCCTGGACGCCAGCTTCAGCCTCGACGGCGTGATCGGCGCGTTCGCCCTGACGACCGACATCGTCCTGATCGCCGCCGGTCTGACCATCGGCGCGATCTTCGTGCGTTCGCTGACCGTCATGATGGTCAAGAAAGGCACCCTGGAAGCCTACCGGTTCCTGGAACACGGCGCGCACTACGGCATCGGCGCGCTGGCGATCATCATGCTGATCAGCATGAACCGCGACGTGCACATCCCGGAAGTCATCACCGGCCTGATCGGCGCGGGCTTCATCGTGGTGGCCGTGATTGCCAGCATGCGCGCCAACAAACGCGACCTGCCTGCCTGATCCGACCCACCCGCGCGGCCCGGCCTTCCCCAGTGGACGGCCGGGCCGTTCCCGTGGGCGCCGGGAGCGGTGGGAGGGCAGGGTCTATAGTGGTGGGGCCGCGCCAGGGAGGATTCCCGCGCGGCCCAGAAGAGGTGAAGTGTGAGCAGCGAGAACGAAACCGGACAAGGCCCGGAAGGAAGCACGCAGGTCGGCGCGCAGGCCCCTGAAACCCTGAGCGGCGCCGTGCGCGCCTGGCAGGCCGGGCACCTGACGCAGGAGGGCGTCGTGGCGCGGTTCACGGCCCTGCGGCGCGATGAGGGCAGCGAGGTGCGCGGCGCGATCGACGAACTGCTGCTGGGCGCCGCCGGCGGTCCGGTGCTGGGCGCCGCTCACGGGGCACCCGAGACGGCGACCGACGCGTGGCGTGAGGAACTGATGGCCAGCCGCGCCCGCGCCTGGAGTTCCCCGGATCAGGCGGGGTTGCTGGTCGGGCCGAGCGTGCTGATCCTGACCGACGGTCTGCGCGGCGTGGTCCTGAGCGCCGCCGGGACCCGCGCCCTGACCGGCAGCGTGAGCGGCTCGCTGATGCTGCTGTGCCAGACGATCGTGCTGGCGCAGGGCGCCCTGGACTCCCGGACGATGGGGGACCTGCGCCAGCAGCGGATCGAGTCGGCGTCCACGTCCATGTCCGAGATCGAACCTATTTCCTGACCCCGGGCGGGCCGCCCGGCGTGACGGCCCGGTACAGTGGCGCGGAGGCGACCAGGGATGAGTCCGGGTCGCCTCCGTGTCGTTCTCTCTGCGCTGTTCTCCCAGCGCCGCTGTCTCTGCGCTGTGTGGGTCTCTGCGCCGTGTGGGTCTCTGCGCCGTGTGTCCGGTCAGTGGGGGAGGCGGTGGCGCACGGCGCCGTACAGGTACGTGCCGAGCAGCGCGAAGCCCAGGACGACCAGCATGGAGGCCGCGCCGCTGCCGAGCAGCGTGAAGATCGGCCCCGGGCACACGCCGGCCAGGCCCCAGCCGACGCCGAAGGTCGCGCCGCCCAGCACGTACCGCACCCAGCCGCGTTCCTTGGGCGCGACCGTGATGGTCTGCCCGTCCAGGCTGCGGGCGCCGCTGCGGCGCAGCAGCCAGGTGGTGAGCATGCCAGTCAGGATGGCCGAGCCGATCAGGCCGTACATGTGGAACGCCTCGAAGCGGAACATCTCCTGAATGCGGTACCAGCTGGCCGCCTCGGATTTCACGAGGACCACGCCGAAGTACAGGCCCATCAGCAGGTACACGGGCAGGCCGGTGGTGGCCCGCGCGCCGCTGCCGGGTGTGGCGTGCACGCCGGGAATCCGGTCGTTGGTGGGGGCGCTCACTGGACGGCCCTCATCAGGACGGGCAGCAGCAGGTTCGCGCTGAGGATGCCGCCCGCGAAGAACGAGACGGTGGCGATCAGGCTGGGGGCCTGCAGGGTGCTGAGGCCGGTGATGGCGTGACCGCTGGTGCAGCCGCCCCCGTAGCGGGTGCCGAAGCCCACCAGCAGGCCCGACAGGCCCAGCAGCAACCACACGCCCGGGTTCGACAGGTCGGTCAGTGCGGCCGGGAGCAGGCCGGGTTGCACCTGAACGCCCAGCGCCTGCACGGACGCGGTGCCCGCCGCGCTGAGGCGGGTGGGTTCGGGATTGGCGAGCAGCAGTCCGGCCAGCGTGCCGCCCAGGATCAGTCCGGCGGCGAAGGTCAGGTTCCAGCGTTCGGCGCGCCAGTCGTAGCGGAAGAAGCCGGGTTTGGCCGCGTCGGGCAGCAGGATGGCGCAGGCGTGGCGCAGGTTCGAGGAGATCCCGAAGGAGCGGTTGCCGAGCCACAGCAGCAGTGGCACGGTCAGGCCGATCAGGGGGCCGCCCACGTACCAGGGCCAGGGGGAGCGCAGCAGGTCGAGCAGGTCAGTCATGGGTGTGTGGAACCTCGGGGAAGGGGGGGAAGCGGGGGGGGCGGGTGCGGGTTGCCGCACAGGCTTCCGAAGGTAAACCCCCCGGGGGTACCCTGTCAAATACCCCTGGGGGGTAGGTAAAGGGCGCATGAAGGGGCCCGCCACCCACCCGGACCCACCCCGGACACCCACGCAGCCGACACGGACGGCCGCCACCAGTCCACCCCGCGGGCCGAATCTGATCACTTAACGTCATACTTCATGAAAGTCTGGCACATCTCACGCGGCCCACAGCGTTCAGACTGGGGGAGTGAGTTCCCCCCAGTCCCCCCTGACCTGTGAAGACGCCCTGCGCGGCCTGATTGGCGGTCAGGGCGACCTGCGCGCCTGCCTGAGCGCACTGCTGCCCACCCTGTACGCCCTGGCGCAGCGCCACGCCCTCCCGAACGTCGAGGACGCCGTGGGGTACGCCATGCAGGACATCCGCGACCACTGCCACTGCTGGCCCCGCACCGGCCTGCCCGCCCGCACCTGGGTGCTGGGCCTCGCGCAGCGCCGGTTCCAGCAGGCCCGGCTCGCCGCCTGAACCACCCGTCCGCCGGACCACTGCCCGGTCAGCTCACGGCACATTCATATGGATTCCGATTGAACGGTCTTTTCAGCCTATTCGACCGGAGTCCGTATCAGCTCACGGCGGGGGCGGACCATGGCGGGGGCGGACCACGGCGTGGTCAGGCGGACGCCTGCATGTCGCCCATGTCCTCGGTCACGTCGTCCCAGCCGAGGCTGACGCTGCGCAGTTGCGTGAACTCCAGTGCCTGCATGGCGGCGCGTAGTTGCGCGGTCCACGCGGCGACCTTCTGCTGTTCCTCGTGCGCGGTGGGCGTGGCTGGTGCGCGCCACAGGCGCAGCTTGCGGGTGGGGCGCTGCCGGGCGCGGTGCAGGTCGTCGAGCGCCCCGGCCAGCCCCCAGGTGGCGGTGCTGACCGGAGTCTCCGCGCCGTGCTGAAGTTCGTGCGCGCG from Deinococcus seoulensis includes the following:
- a CDS encoding DUF475 domain-containing protein, coding for MNTFRQYFGFATLVAVVCLVLAAWDGYVRGGSTLTALLNALVIAVLLGVLEISLSFDNAVVNASVLRTMSEKWQRRFLTWGILIAVFGMRFIFPIVIVALTSGLGMIEVVRAAFSQPEFYAEQLEKAHVSISAFGGAFLMMVFLKYFMDPDKEEHWLQRTEGVLARIGKLDTVQAVIVGTLLLIITQYFVAPEEKLQALSAGFIGLLIYLVMDAIGNLFEADNVTAKAGAAGFSAFMYLEILDASFSLDGVIGAFALTTDIVLIAAGLTIGAIFVRSLTVMMVKKGTLEAYRFLEHGAHYGIGALAIIMLISMNRDVHIPEVITGLIGAGFIVVAVIASMRANKRDLPA
- a CDS encoding DUF6691 family protein is translated as MSAPTNDRIPGVHATPGSGARATTGLPVYLLMGLYFGVVLVKSEAASWYRIQEMFRFEAFHMYGLIGSAILTGMLTTWLLRRSGARSLDGQTITVAPKERGWVRYVLGGATFGVGWGLAGVCPGPIFTLLGSGAASMLVVLGFALLGTYLYGAVRHRLPH
- a CDS encoding YeeE/YedE family protein is translated as MTDLLDLLRSPWPWYVGGPLIGLTVPLLLWLGNRSFGISSNLRHACAILLPDAAKPGFFRYDWRAERWNLTFAAGLILGGTLAGLLLANPEPTRLSAAGTASVQALGVQVQPGLLPAALTDLSNPGVWLLLGLSGLLVGFGTRYGGGCTSGHAITGLSTLQAPSLIATVSFFAGGILSANLLLPVLMRAVQ